A window of Ictalurus furcatus strain D&B chromosome 18, Billie_1.0, whole genome shotgun sequence contains these coding sequences:
- the slc29a2 gene encoding equilibrative nucleoside transporter 2 — MVCASDNRGFVTIIFFILGMGTLLPWNFFITAFDYFNERLNTTTSSNFSESHKTDPYMFDNMCVLLSQLPLLLFTFLNSFLYQHIPERMRIAGSMVFILLLFILTATLVKVKMEQDLFFSITMSTIWFINMFGAVLQGSLFGLVGKFPPKYSSWFMSGQAMAGIFSAAAMLMSKISKTDNESAALGYFITPCAATLLTLCCYSVLPHLKFAGLYLEAGIRNKETKPDLDLKQKENVALVKVKPTDFDYTPECNGQSMLTHPDAEAFKTVAGVEKQEEKLPVLAVFKKIWVMALCVTCVFSVTLSVFPAITGLVKPNGLFTGTLADIFTPLCCFMVFNVMDWIGRSATSIFQWPRKDSCLFPILVAARVIFIPALMLCNIKTRTYLSSLFKHEFAYITIMSLFAMTNGYFACLSMSYAPQLVRPKDAETAGALMTFFLALGLSLGGVNSFVLKILL, encoded by the exons ATGGTATGTGCATCAGATAACAG AGGCTTTGTGACCATCATCTTTTTCATACTGGGCATGGGAACACTTCTTCCATGGAATTTCTTCATCACTGCCTTCGAT TATTTTAATGAAAGGCTCAACACAACAACGTCGAGCAATTTTTCGGAATCTCACAAGACTGATCCGTACATGTTCGACAACATGTGTGTGCTGCTTTCCCAGCTACCTTTGCTGTTGTTCACATTCCTGAACTCATTTCTCTACCAGCA TATTCCAGAAAGGATGAGGATAGCTGGCAGTATGGTCTTCATTTTACTGCTGTTTATCCTCACAGCCACTTTAGTGAAAGTCAAAATGGAACAGGATCTTTTCTTCTCCATCACAATGTCAACCATCTGGTTCATCAACA TGTTCGGGGCGGTGCTTCAGGGCAGTCTGTTTGGTCTTGTTGGGAAATTTCCCCCAAAATATAGCTCGTGGTTTATGAGTGGCCAGGCCATGGCTGGCATCTTCTCTGCAGCTGCCATGTTGATGTCAAAGATCT CTAAAACAGACAACGAGAGTGCAGCTTTAGGCTACTTCATCACTCCCTGTGCTGCGACACTCCTCACACTGTGCTGTTACTCAGTGCTGCCCCACCTG aaatttgcTGGACTATATTTAGAAGCTGGAATTAGAAACAAAGAGACTAAGCCAGATTTGGATCTCAAACAAAAGG AGAATGTGGCCTTGGTCAAAGTGAAGCCCACTGATTTTGACTACACTCCAGAATGCAATGGTCAAAGTATGTTAACTCACCCTGATGCTGAAGCCTTCAAGACTGTGGCTGGAGTAGAGAAGCAAGAAGAAAAGTTGCCAGTGTTGGCAGTGTTTAAAaag atttGGGTGATGGCCCTGTGTGTGACCTGTGTTTTCAGTGTCACATTGTCTGTTTTTCCAGCAATCACGGGGTTGGTAAAGCCAAACGGCctgtttacaggaacattgG CCGACATTTTTACACCCCTCTGTTGTTTCATGGTCTTCAATGTGATGGATTGGATTGGCCGAAGTGCCACCTCCATTTTTCAGTGG CCCAGAAAGGACAGCTGTCTGTTCCCCATCCTTGTGGCAGCTCGTGTGATCTTCATTCCTGCACTCATGCTGTGCAACATTAAAACCCGCACCTATCTATCAAGTCTTTTCAAACATGAATTTGCCTACATAACCATCATGTCATTGTTTGCCATGACAAATGGATATTTTGCCTGTCTCTCCATGTCCTATGCACCACA GTTAGTCAGGCCTAAGGATGCAGAGACTGCTGGGGCTTTGATGACCTTTTTCCTGGCTTTGGGACTGTCACTTGGAGGAGTGAACTCATTTGTCTTGAAAATACTGCTATAG